A single Desulfobaculum bizertense DSM 18034 DNA region contains:
- a CDS encoding DUF456 domain-containing protein, which produces MTQVFAILFVVACFGTLLLHVFSLPANWVVLGLVALWKATHPEMSMTWLGFGGLALLALAGEIIEFVIRLKGAERYGASSKGNWGGVLGAILGAIFGAGFLFGIGALPGALLGAFGGCLAVERLQGRDFAGAKKAAIGAMYGTFLGLVAKIGIGVVMAVMAAQSVWSA; this is translated from the coding sequence ATGACGCAAGTTTTCGCCATTCTCTTTGTTGTCGCGTGCTTCGGTACGCTGCTTTTGCACGTCTTTTCACTCCCCGCAAACTGGGTCGTCTTGGGCCTTGTTGCTCTGTGGAAAGCAACGCATCCAGAGATGAGCATGACGTGGCTCGGCTTTGGTGGTCTTGCACTTCTCGCTCTTGCGGGCGAAATTATTGAGTTTGTCATACGACTGAAAGGAGCCGAGCGCTACGGTGCGTCGTCAAAAGGCAACTGGGGTGGCGTCTTGGGCGCTATCCTCGGTGCAATTTTTGGCGCAGGCTTTCTGTTTGGAATCGGAGCACTCCCCGGTGCACTGCTTGGTGCATTTGGCGGGTGTCTGGCTGTGGAACGCCTTCAGGGACGTGACTTCGCGGGTGCTAAAAAGGCCGCTATTGGTGCCATGTATGGCACCTTTTTGGGCCTTGTCGCAAAAATCGGCATCGGCGTCGTCATGGCGGTAATGGCTGCCCAGAGCGTGTGGAGTGCTTAG
- the dnaB gene encoding replicative DNA helicase, which produces MTQDRSAKLNRPKTHSSSRSSEEGTGGFAVARSLERASGDVLRKVPPHNLEAEQAVLGGVFLKPNVFHDLVDLLGEDDFYSPAHRIIFRAFQECFRKSIPMDLVTVAEELRSMGLLDDVGGPVYLAELAASTVSASNALFHAQIVRNRAVQRQLIGVASGIIESCFDERSDVEGLLDESEQQIFAISEQRSNKSFVASKELVNQVFQKLQELYSRKEVVTGVPTGYYKFDEITAGLQPTDLIIIAGRPAMGKTSFALNLGLRAASDYGTPSAVFSLEMGMDQLMMRMLCTKARVNLSDMRRGFIDDEAWARLYDAAEDMSSSPIFIDDTPSISTLELRARCRRLKAEKGLGLVIVDYLQLMRAGRNIDSREQEISEISRSLKALAKELKVPVIALSQLNRKVEERTDKRPKLSDLRESGAIEQDADMIVFLYRDEVYNKSEDNPKKGIAEIIIGKHRNGPTGAVELMFQKEYTAFENLTQQVEPSEYAGSS; this is translated from the coding sequence ATGACGCAGGACAGGTCAGCGAAGCTGAACAGGCCTAAGACGCATTCTTCCTCCCGGTCCTCTGAAGAGGGGACCGGGGGTTTTGCCGTTGCCAGAAGCCTCGAAAGGGCCTCTGGTGATGTGTTGCGAAAAGTTCCCCCCCACAACCTGGAAGCTGAGCAGGCTGTTTTGGGGGGTGTTTTTTTAAAGCCCAACGTGTTCCACGATCTCGTGGATCTTTTGGGTGAGGATGACTTTTACTCTCCCGCCCACCGTATTATTTTCCGCGCATTTCAGGAGTGTTTCCGTAAATCCATTCCAATGGACCTTGTGACCGTTGCCGAAGAGCTGCGAAGCATGGGCCTTTTGGATGACGTCGGCGGCCCTGTTTATCTTGCAGAGCTGGCTGCATCCACGGTAAGCGCCTCCAACGCCTTGTTCCACGCCCAAATCGTGCGAAACAGGGCTGTACAGCGCCAGCTGATTGGCGTCGCTTCTGGCATCATCGAAAGTTGCTTTGACGAGCGTTCAGATGTGGAAGGTCTGCTTGACGAATCCGAACAGCAGATTTTTGCAATTTCTGAGCAGCGCTCCAACAAGAGCTTTGTTGCCTCCAAGGAGCTGGTCAATCAGGTTTTCCAGAAGTTGCAGGAACTCTACAGCCGAAAGGAAGTCGTTACCGGCGTTCCGACAGGCTACTACAAGTTTGACGAGATTACGGCTGGTCTCCAGCCCACTGACCTCATCATTATTGCTGGTCGTCCTGCAATGGGTAAGACCTCGTTTGCGCTGAACCTTGGTCTTCGTGCTGCCTCTGATTACGGAACACCCTCGGCTGTGTTCTCCCTCGAGATGGGCATGGACCAGTTGATGATGCGTATGCTGTGTACCAAGGCCCGTGTCAATCTTTCGGACATGCGCCGAGGCTTTATTGATGATGAAGCCTGGGCCCGGCTTTATGACGCGGCAGAGGATATGTCTTCTTCCCCAATCTTTATTGATGATACGCCGTCAATCAGTACTCTGGAGCTCCGTGCCCGCTGCCGTCGACTCAAGGCAGAAAAGGGTCTCGGCCTGGTCATTGTTGACTATCTCCAGCTGATGCGCGCAGGGCGTAACATCGACTCCCGTGAACAGGAAATTTCTGAAATCTCCCGTTCGCTGAAGGCGCTGGCAAAGGAACTCAAGGTGCCAGTCATTGCGCTTTCGCAGCTGAACCGTAAAGTTGAAGAACGTACGGACAAGCGTCCCAAGCTGTCTGACCTTCGTGAGTCTGGCGCTATTGAACAGGATGCTGACATGATCGTTTTCCTCTATCGTGACGAAGTGTACAACAAGAGCGAAGACAATCCCAAAAAAGGCATTGCTGAGATTATTATCGGCAAGCACCGTAACGGTCCAACAGGTGCGGTTGAACTGATGTTCCAGAAGGAATACACAGCCTTTGAGAATCTGACCCAGCAGGTTGAACCTTCCGAATACGCTGGCTCCTCATAA
- the rplI gene encoding 50S ribosomal protein L9 — MKLILRADIDNLGRLGDIVEVKPGFGRNYLLPQGLAMVATEANIKVFELERKKLQEKMDKIRFEAEELAKKLVESRVVLRVRVGEGDKLYGSVSNANIVEALAEMGLDVDRKKVILEEAIRSLGEYAVPVKLHPDVRCELSVAVVRHDWVEGQPITSEEAEEVASEENTETVAEAPVEAAEEEVSDDAGQVSEAEQA; from the coding sequence ATGAAACTGATTCTTCGAGCCGATATCGACAATCTGGGTCGCCTGGGTGACATTGTAGAAGTGAAACCCGGCTTTGGACGTAACTACCTTCTGCCTCAGGGCCTCGCTATGGTAGCTACCGAAGCTAACATCAAGGTTTTCGAACTGGAGCGCAAAAAGCTTCAGGAGAAAATGGACAAAATCCGCTTTGAGGCTGAAGAACTCGCCAAGAAGCTGGTTGAGTCCCGCGTGGTCCTCCGCGTGCGTGTTGGTGAAGGCGATAAGCTCTACGGTTCCGTCTCCAACGCAAACATCGTTGAAGCTCTGGCCGAAATGGGCTTGGATGTTGACCGTAAAAAAGTTATTCTCGAAGAGGCTATTCGCTCTCTTGGTGAATATGCTGTTCCCGTCAAGCTGCACCCCGACGTTCGCTGCGAGCTGAGCGTTGCTGTTGTACGCCACGACTGGGTTGAAGGTCAGCCCATCACCTCCGAGGAAGCAGAAGAAGTTGCTTCCGAAGAAAACACTGAAACTGTTGCAGAGGCTCCGGTCGAAGCAGCAGAAGAAGAAGTAAGCGATGACGCAGGACAGGTCAGCGAAGCTGAACAGGCCTAA
- the rpsR gene encoding 30S ribosomal protein S18 — MAFRKKFTPRKKFCRFCADKDLPIDYKRPDILKDFITERGKIIPRRITGTCAKHQRRLTTAIKRARQMALLYYTAVHSASVKKRTL; from the coding sequence ATGGCTTTTCGTAAGAAGTTTACCCCGCGGAAGAAGTTCTGCCGTTTTTGTGCTGATAAGGACCTCCCCATCGATTACAAGCGCCCTGATATCCTGAAGGATTTCATCACCGAGCGCGGCAAGATCATTCCTCGCCGCATCACCGGTACCTGTGCGAAGCATCAGCGCCGTCTCACCACGGCTATCAAGCGTGCTCGTCAGATGGCTCTTCTGTACTACACAGCTGTGCACAGCGCTTCTGTGAAGAAAAGGACGCTCTAG
- the rpsF gene encoding 30S ribosomal protein S6, with amino-acid sequence MRKLETLLLLSPELAAEERQSLVDSFSAIIEREGGKVELVDDWGLRDLAYAVNKKTRGYYVRLEYVGPGALVAELERNIRITDGVYKFVTVRLADKAEVEEEA; translated from the coding sequence ATGAGAAAATTGGAAACTTTGCTGCTGCTCTCTCCTGAGCTTGCAGCCGAAGAGCGCCAGTCTCTTGTCGACTCCTTCAGCGCTATCATTGAGCGCGAAGGCGGCAAGGTGGAGCTTGTTGACGATTGGGGTCTGCGTGACCTCGCTTACGCTGTAAACAAGAAGACCCGCGGTTACTACGTACGCCTTGAGTACGTTGGCCCCGGTGCTCTCGTTGCTGAGCTTGAGCGTAACATCCGCATCACCGATGGTGTTTACAAGTTCGTTACCGTTCGTTTGGCTGACAAAGCTGAAGTCGAGGAGGAAGCATAA
- the alr gene encoding alanine racemase has product MTIPFNHLEAIIHPDRIVQNWRKLEQIGGKAYAVIKADAYGHGVLKVTEALERAHAHTICAGSVEEAVAIRKNGFSGRIMSLLGPQLDQDYALCATFQIIPFVGQVPQLRRLDASAAAAGLRQPVALKFDTGMNRLGFVPEQVASVLPEIQSCSHVDVCMVCSHLAVADDSSEQNFTHKQGQRFSTVVNYLRDAGLQFEASLSSSPGLLAHPELRFDAQRPGISLYGGNPFWGTENEALGEGFVPAMELRSRVYQVHPLKKGETVSYGRTFKAEHDMQVAIVGGGYADNILRCLSNRTLVTIHEKRARLLGRVCMQMAAVDVSHISGVQPGDDVWFLGGPGENPVRVEEIADCCGTISYEVLCLFGQNQRRFA; this is encoded by the coding sequence ATGACGATACCTTTCAACCATTTGGAAGCAATCATTCACCCCGATCGAATTGTGCAGAACTGGCGAAAGCTGGAGCAGATTGGGGGAAAAGCGTATGCCGTGATCAAGGCGGATGCCTATGGTCATGGCGTGTTGAAAGTCACCGAGGCGCTGGAGCGCGCGCATGCGCACACCATTTGTGCAGGCTCTGTGGAAGAGGCTGTCGCGATTCGGAAAAATGGCTTTTCTGGCCGCATCATGTCATTGCTTGGCCCTCAGCTGGACCAGGATTATGCCTTGTGCGCCACTTTTCAAATTATCCCCTTTGTGGGGCAGGTGCCTCAGTTGCGGCGGCTCGATGCCTCCGCAGCAGCTGCTGGATTGCGGCAGCCTGTGGCGCTCAAGTTTGATACAGGAATGAACCGGCTGGGTTTTGTCCCAGAGCAGGTTGCTTCGGTTTTACCAGAAATTCAGTCATGCTCGCACGTGGATGTGTGCATGGTCTGCTCGCACCTCGCGGTTGCAGACGACAGCTCGGAGCAGAATTTTACCCACAAGCAGGGACAACGATTCTCGACTGTTGTCAATTACCTTCGTGACGCTGGTCTCCAGTTTGAAGCCAGCCTTTCCAGTTCTCCGGGGCTTCTGGCGCATCCAGAACTGCGTTTTGATGCGCAGCGCCCAGGAATTTCTCTGTATGGAGGGAATCCATTTTGGGGAACAGAAAACGAGGCTCTTGGTGAAGGCTTTGTGCCGGCAATGGAGCTTCGGTCACGCGTGTACCAGGTTCATCCCCTGAAAAAAGGGGAAACCGTGAGTTACGGGCGGACATTCAAGGCCGAACACGATATGCAGGTTGCAATTGTTGGAGGCGGATACGCCGATAATATTTTGCGCTGCCTGTCGAACCGGACCCTTGTTACCATTCATGAAAAACGGGCCAGACTCCTGGGCCGTGTGTGCATGCAGATGGCTGCTGTAGACGTGAGCCATATTTCGGGTGTACAACCCGGTGACGACGTCTGGTTTCTTGGCGGACCAGGAGAAAATCCCGTACGCGTCGAAGAAATCGCAGATTGTTGTGGAACAATCAGTTACGAAGTCCTGTGCCTGTTTGGGCAGAATCAACGCCGATTTGCTTGA
- a CDS encoding LPS-assembly protein LptD, with the protein MVSLQLLKKSVLSPTAAILLALAFVFSGFVATPASADILSDKVANSEGEKGTEPWQLKADKISADHDPEIIEAEGHVVLIQEKRTLRADYARYYRKTGWVYLKGNVDISWSKDRLTADEAEFDLNSRKGWLKDGFVYIDDAHLYFSGARIEKHEGDTYSFRDATVTSCDKPEDAWSFDLDKGEITIEGYAWLEGATFNVADVPVAYSPYLILPAKTKRQSGLLMPSFGTSSRNGFFYNQPIYWAIDEESDATFYENYMNLRGLNQGIEYRHTPNANTKGLWRFDWLNDKKVAKTEEQADDQFQNDGLTRPNRNRFWFRGMYNGYVFDPQWKLRMNVDYASDQDYLREFKNDLTGFEKTDDLFEREFGRDIDDSDSLTRTSTLLATRSWNRVGLATKIEYTQDFRFMNGNGGDEDDPTLQRLPELYGFVWKDRLFKDIPVEFMLDSSAGYYYRAKGDSGSRIDMTPALSAPLELGPISIIPSVAFRETLYMEGTYEDNPEADSFEARHLPTYEVTAFTEMARVFQLDNDKLVPSAENVGNSGWTAIRHAIQPRIDYTLTPYLSQKDNPFFDDVDRLPASNEITYSLTNVLDRKQERVIAKKDGDDLSYIRVADYLDFFNLRVQQSYDQREATRDNERDKYERRPFSDVLIEAIFNFNSQLSWTSRSQISPYIGDVTEHEHFLTYRPIDRFQVRFGLDFQEAIDEYKRQNRGRLRQSRLGIDWAINKNWFVSMEYRADIEHSKDLEKTLRLLYREQCYGLELRLDADDNETRVEGRVTLLGLTL; encoded by the coding sequence ATGGTCAGCTTGCAGCTTCTTAAAAAATCGGTTCTTTCACCGACCGCCGCAATTCTGCTTGCTCTTGCCTTTGTCTTCTCCGGATTTGTTGCGACACCTGCCAGCGCAGACATTTTGTCTGACAAAGTGGCAAACTCCGAAGGTGAAAAAGGTACCGAGCCCTGGCAGCTCAAGGCAGACAAAATTTCTGCCGATCACGACCCCGAGATTATCGAAGCCGAGGGGCACGTGGTGCTTATTCAGGAAAAGCGGACCCTGCGTGCGGATTACGCACGGTACTATCGCAAGACTGGCTGGGTGTATCTCAAGGGCAATGTCGATATCAGCTGGTCCAAAGACCGCCTCACTGCCGATGAAGCAGAATTTGACCTGAACAGCCGCAAAGGCTGGCTCAAGGATGGATTCGTCTACATCGACGATGCGCACCTGTATTTCTCTGGTGCCCGCATCGAAAAGCATGAGGGTGACACCTACTCGTTCCGCGATGCCACAGTCACTTCCTGTGACAAGCCCGAAGACGCGTGGTCCTTTGACCTCGACAAGGGCGAAATCACCATTGAGGGATATGCTTGGCTCGAGGGGGCAACGTTCAACGTTGCCGACGTTCCTGTGGCCTACTCTCCGTACCTGATCCTGCCTGCAAAAACCAAACGGCAAAGCGGTCTGCTTATGCCAAGTTTTGGTACCAGTTCTCGAAATGGCTTCTTCTACAATCAGCCCATTTACTGGGCCATTGACGAAGAGTCGGATGCGACATTTTATGAGAACTACATGAATCTGCGCGGCCTTAATCAGGGCATTGAGTACCGTCACACACCGAACGCCAACACAAAGGGTTTGTGGCGCTTTGACTGGTTGAACGACAAAAAGGTGGCAAAAACCGAAGAGCAGGCAGACGATCAGTTTCAGAATGACGGGCTGACCCGTCCGAACCGAAACCGCTTCTGGTTCCGGGGCATGTATAATGGTTATGTGTTCGATCCGCAGTGGAAACTGCGCATGAACGTCGACTATGCCTCTGACCAGGATTATCTGCGTGAGTTCAAAAACGACCTGACAGGCTTTGAAAAGACTGACGATCTTTTTGAACGGGAGTTTGGCCGGGATATCGATGACTCTGATTCCCTGACCAGAACTTCAACTCTTTTGGCAACCCGGTCCTGGAACCGCGTTGGTCTTGCCACCAAAATTGAATACACTCAGGACTTCCGCTTCATGAATGGAAACGGCGGTGACGAAGACGACCCAACCCTCCAGCGACTGCCAGAACTGTATGGCTTTGTCTGGAAAGACCGTCTCTTCAAAGACATCCCCGTTGAATTCATGCTGGACTCTTCCGCAGGGTATTACTACCGGGCAAAGGGTGACTCTGGCAGCCGCATTGACATGACGCCTGCCCTGAGTGCCCCACTGGAGCTTGGTCCCATTTCGATCATCCCTTCAGTCGCCTTCCGCGAAACCCTGTACATGGAAGGAACATACGAGGACAATCCAGAGGCTGATTCTTTTGAAGCCCGCCACCTCCCAACCTACGAAGTGACGGCTTTCACAGAAATGGCCCGGGTTTTCCAGCTGGACAACGACAAGCTTGTCCCCTCTGCCGAAAACGTTGGCAACAGTGGATGGACCGCAATCCGCCATGCCATCCAGCCCAGAATCGACTACACACTGACGCCCTACCTGAGCCAGAAAGACAATCCCTTCTTTGATGATGTGGACCGTCTGCCTGCCTCAAACGAAATCACCTATTCTCTGACCAACGTGCTTGACCGTAAGCAAGAGCGCGTCATCGCCAAGAAAGATGGTGACGACCTGAGCTACATTCGTGTCGCTGATTATCTGGACTTCTTTAACCTTCGGGTTCAGCAGAGCTATGACCAGCGAGAAGCAACTCGAGACAATGAGCGCGACAAATATGAGCGCCGCCCATTCTCGGATGTGCTGATCGAAGCAATCTTCAACTTCAACTCTCAACTGAGCTGGACAAGCCGCTCCCAGATTTCGCCATACATTGGCGATGTCACAGAGCATGAGCACTTCCTGACTTACCGCCCCATCGACCGTTTCCAGGTTCGTTTTGGGCTGGACTTCCAGGAAGCAATTGATGAATACAAACGCCAGAACCGGGGCCGCCTGCGCCAGAGCCGCCTTGGCATTGACTGGGCAATCAACAAAAACTGGTTCGTCAGCATGGAATATCGTGCCGACATCGAACATTCCAAAGACCTCGAAAAGACCCTGCGCCTGCTCTACAGAGAACAGTGCTACGGCCTTGAGCTTCGTCTGGATGCCGATGACAACGAAACCCGTGTTGAGGGCCGCGTTACCCTTTTGGGTCTGACGCTCTAG
- the mutL gene encoding DNA mismatch repair endonuclease MutL, whose translation MTNSLLQEKRHPIQVLSPELQNQIAAGEVVERPASVLKELMENSLDAGATRLSVTIEQGGQGLIDIQDNGWGMTPDEIHLALTRHATSKLADASELNSIASFGFRGEALPSIASVSRMKISSIARGADTGFFVELEAGKVIDSGPAAMREGTRIEIRELFANVPARLKFLKTTTTETRRCQNAFFRLALTRPDVRMKLTIGGRKMYSFRDGQDLVQRLTSAWPPAVTEHLLPIDHERHGYTVTGVASTPNSTQARSDKMLFYVNGRPVSDKILLSAVRDAYSGRLLSREYPQCVLFLEVPVEHIDVNVHPAKTEVRFRDERTIFSVIRSAVLSALEQNLESQSHDADSFGLGASDNAEENEASSAQGISAAALHGSALSRRAGSPLAGSVSDHTNASLSSVRSPSRGAGTSSFTERSKPLSRPSFTNFRDHHAVTEKEAYLDLTPDVSRDMGLHEPGPAAQLRHAVTETPWRTLSASDGGEYLGQLARTYLILRYIDGTLALIDQHAAHERVLYHSFEKAGKRGDTQPLAIPLELSLHPSESNLFAEIQDELTQLGFSFGEHSETSLEITGIPALLSISKGRDYLRAALSEQAKDISQLWAMLSCKAAIKANQILADDEALSLLEEWLATPDRDYCPHGRPVRVQWGLSDLEKLFKRRA comes from the coding sequence ATGACAAACAGCCTTCTCCAAGAAAAAAGACATCCCATTCAGGTGCTTTCACCAGAGCTGCAAAACCAGATTGCAGCAGGTGAAGTTGTCGAACGTCCTGCAAGTGTTCTCAAAGAACTCATGGAAAACAGCCTCGACGCAGGTGCAACACGCCTTTCTGTTACAATTGAACAGGGTGGACAGGGCCTAATAGACATTCAGGATAATGGCTGGGGCATGACTCCAGACGAGATTCACCTTGCCCTGACCCGCCACGCTACCAGCAAGCTTGCTGACGCCAGCGAACTGAACAGCATTGCGAGCTTTGGTTTTCGTGGAGAAGCCCTGCCGTCTATTGCCTCAGTCTCCCGCATGAAAATCAGTTCCATTGCCCGTGGTGCCGATACAGGCTTTTTTGTTGAGCTGGAGGCAGGCAAAGTCATAGACTCTGGTCCGGCAGCCATGCGCGAAGGAACCCGCATTGAAATCCGGGAACTCTTTGCCAATGTTCCGGCCCGGCTCAAATTTCTCAAGACGACCACAACCGAGACCCGGCGTTGCCAAAATGCCTTTTTCCGGCTGGCACTCACCCGCCCGGATGTCCGGATGAAGCTGACCATTGGTGGCAGAAAAATGTACAGCTTCCGCGATGGTCAGGACCTTGTACAGCGCCTGACCTCAGCATGGCCGCCTGCTGTCACGGAACATCTTTTGCCCATCGACCACGAGCGCCACGGATACACGGTCACAGGCGTAGCCTCCACGCCAAACAGCACACAGGCGCGAAGCGACAAGATGCTTTTCTATGTGAATGGCCGTCCCGTGTCTGACAAAATTTTACTCAGCGCTGTACGCGACGCCTACTCTGGCCGCCTGCTCAGCCGCGAATATCCGCAATGCGTTTTGTTCCTTGAGGTCCCGGTGGAGCACATCGACGTCAACGTCCATCCGGCAAAAACCGAAGTTCGCTTTCGGGATGAACGAACCATTTTTTCTGTCATCAGAAGCGCGGTGCTCTCTGCCCTTGAGCAAAACCTTGAATCCCAGAGCCATGACGCAGATAGCTTCGGACTCGGTGCATCCGATAACGCCGAAGAAAATGAAGCATCATCAGCTCAAGGCATTTCTGCGGCAGCACTCCACGGCTCAGCCCTTTCCCGCAGGGCAGGAAGCCCGCTTGCAGGCTCAGTTTCGGACCACACAAATGCATCACTTTCTTCTGTGCGCAGCCCATCACGCGGAGCCGGAACGTCTTCCTTTACGGAACGCTCCAAGCCACTCTCTCGCCCCAGCTTCACCAATTTCCGTGACCACCACGCCGTCACAGAAAAAGAAGCATATCTGGACCTGACGCCCGACGTCAGTCGCGACATGGGCCTACACGAACCCGGCCCGGCCGCACAGCTTAGGCACGCCGTCACAGAAACACCATGGCGAACGCTCAGCGCTTCTGACGGAGGTGAATATCTTGGCCAGCTTGCCCGCACCTACCTTATTTTACGCTACATAGACGGGACACTCGCCCTTATCGATCAGCACGCCGCGCATGAACGGGTCCTGTATCACAGCTTTGAGAAAGCCGGGAAACGAGGCGACACACAGCCTCTTGCAATCCCGCTGGAGCTGTCGCTGCACCCATCTGAAAGCAACCTTTTTGCCGAAATACAGGACGAGCTGACCCAACTTGGTTTCAGCTTTGGCGAACACAGCGAAACGAGCCTTGAAATCACAGGTATCCCAGCCCTGCTCTCTATTTCCAAAGGTCGCGACTACCTGCGAGCCGCGCTCAGCGAACAGGCCAAAGACATCAGCCAGCTCTGGGCAATGCTCTCCTGCAAAGCAGCCATCAAGGCCAATCAGATTCTGGCGGATGATGAAGCGCTTTCACTGCTCGAAGAATGGCTTGCGACTCCAGACCGGGACTACTGCCCGCATGGTCGCCCTGTCAGGGTCCAGTGGGGATTGAGCGATTTGGAAAAGCTCTTTAAAAGAAGGGCCTAA
- the rfaD gene encoding ADP-glyceromanno-heptose 6-epimerase, giving the protein MIVVTGGAGFIGSAFVWKLNQMGITDILIVDDLGSGEKWKNLVNRSFSDFCHKDEFLKRICCEPLRGLDAVVHMGACSATTERDANYLMENNFHYTKTLAEYCLKHGVRFVNASSASTYGDGSLGFDDAPSQVSALRPLNMYGYSKQLFDVWSLKTENADRLVSLKFFNVFGPNEYHKGDMRSVVCKAFQQIAQTGKMKLFRSENEKYPDGGQMRDFVYVKDCVDVMWWLLEHRDVNGIFNLGTGRAETWNDLVKAVFGAMNQPVNIDYIDMPLELRGKYQYYTQANMQRLKDAACPVAFMPLEKSVEDYVRGYLMAPDHYL; this is encoded by the coding sequence ATGATTGTTGTCACCGGTGGCGCGGGTTTCATTGGCAGCGCTTTTGTCTGGAAACTCAATCAGATGGGGATAACAGATATTCTGATTGTGGATGACCTTGGATCTGGAGAAAAGTGGAAAAATCTCGTCAATAGATCGTTTAGTGACTTTTGTCATAAAGACGAGTTTCTCAAGCGTATATGCTGTGAACCCCTTCGGGGCCTGGATGCTGTTGTGCATATGGGCGCATGTTCCGCTACAACAGAGCGAGATGCGAATTATCTAATGGAAAATAATTTCCATTATACAAAGACCCTTGCAGAATATTGCCTGAAACATGGCGTTCGTTTTGTGAATGCTTCCAGTGCGTCGACCTATGGTGACGGAAGCCTTGGTTTTGATGATGCACCTTCGCAGGTATCGGCCTTGCGGCCGCTCAACATGTATGGCTACTCCAAGCAGCTTTTTGATGTCTGGAGTCTCAAAACAGAGAATGCAGACCGTCTGGTGAGTCTGAAATTTTTCAATGTGTTTGGCCCGAACGAGTATCACAAGGGCGATATGCGCTCTGTGGTGTGTAAGGCTTTTCAGCAGATTGCCCAGACCGGAAAAATGAAGCTCTTTCGTTCGGAGAATGAAAAGTACCCGGACGGCGGCCAGATGCGTGATTTTGTGTATGTTAAGGACTGCGTTGACGTCATGTGGTGGCTCCTGGAGCATCGGGACGTGAATGGCATTTTCAATTTGGGAACTGGGCGTGCTGAAACATGGAATGATTTGGTAAAAGCCGTGTTTGGAGCAATGAATCAGCCTGTAAATATTGATTACATTGATATGCCTCTGGAGCTTCGGGGCAAGTATCAGTATTACACGCAGGCTAATATGCAGCGCCTGAAAGACGCTGCTTGTCCGGTGGCATTTATGCCGCTGGAGAAAAGTGTTGAAGATTATGTTCGGGGCTACCTGATGGCTCCAGACCATTACCTTTAG
- the hisH gene encoding imidazole glycerol phosphate synthase subunit HisH, whose protein sequence is MLAILDYKAGNQTSVSRALTHLGIDNVITADADTLRHADGVIFPGVGAAGQAMSELTKTGLDSVLKDLIAEHKPLLGICVGCQIMLEHSEENDCETLGIIPGECRLFSAGMREEDGTPVRIPHMGWNAVTPLHDDEPLFRGISSGTEFYYVHSYYPAPAPEFCLATSVYGQEFCAMHGKNGLWAVQFHPEKSGKPGLQLLKNFHDYCMEASNAE, encoded by the coding sequence ATGCTCGCGATTCTCGATTACAAGGCAGGAAACCAGACATCTGTTTCCCGTGCACTCACACACCTCGGCATTGACAACGTCATCACCGCAGACGCAGACACGCTGCGCCATGCTGACGGCGTTATCTTTCCCGGAGTAGGAGCTGCTGGGCAGGCCATGTCTGAACTCACGAAAACAGGTCTTGATTCCGTCCTCAAAGACCTCATCGCAGAACACAAGCCCCTGCTTGGCATCTGCGTTGGCTGCCAGATCATGCTTGAGCATTCCGAAGAAAACGACTGCGAAACTCTGGGCATCATCCCAGGCGAGTGCCGCTTGTTTTCCGCCGGAATGAGGGAAGAGGACGGAACCCCTGTCCGCATTCCCCATATGGGCTGGAATGCAGTAACTCCCCTCCACGATGACGAACCACTTTTTCGTGGTATCAGTTCTGGTACAGAATTCTACTATGTGCACAGCTATTATCCTGCACCTGCACCAGAATTTTGCCTCGCCACCAGCGTTTATGGGCAGGAATTTTGCGCCATGCACGGAAAAAACGGGCTTTGGGCTGTTCAGTTCCATCCCGAAAAGAGTGGAAAACCCGGATTACAGCTTTTGAAAAATTTCCACGACTACTGCATGGAGGCCTCCAATGCTGAGTAA